One stretch of Rhinatrema bivittatum chromosome 8, aRhiBiv1.1, whole genome shotgun sequence DNA includes these proteins:
- the TP53RK gene encoding EKC/KEOPS complex subunit TP53RK, with protein MAEVCCRRRLREFLSGLELLKQGAEARVYRGRFLGRAAVVKERFPKGYRHPALDDKLTHRRTAQEVRSILRCRRAGISAPVVYFVDYFSNCIYLEDIKESVTVRDHIISIQQSGKDVETLFPLAEKIGQILARMHDEDVIHGDLTTSNVLLRSPSEELDLVWIDFGLSFISALPEDKGVDLYVLEKAFLSTHPNTERVFAVLLKSYSAASKKSSPVISKLDEVRSRGRKRSMVG; from the exons ATGGCGGAGGTCTGCTGTCGGCGGCGGCTGCGGGAGTTTCTGTCCGGCCTGGAGCTGCTGAAGCAGGGGGCCGAAGCCCGGGTGTACCGAGGCCGGTTCTTGGGAAGGGCGGCGGTGGTGAAGGAGAGATTCCCCAAGGGTTACCGGCACCCGGCGCTGGACGACAAGCTGACGCACCGACGGACGGCGCAGGAAGTGCGCTCCATTCTCCGTTGCAGGCGCGCAG GTATTTCAGCACCAGTTGTATATTTTGTGGACTACTTTTCCAACTGTATATATCTTGAAGATATTAAGGAATCTGTTACTGTCCGGGATCACATTATTTCCATCCAGCAGTCTGGAAAGGATGTGGAAACGCTCTTTCCCTTGGCAGAGAAGATTGGCCAGATACTCGCGCGAATGCACGATGAGGACGTTATCCATGGAGACCTCACCACGTCCAACGTACTGTTACGTTCGCCGTCAGAAGAGCTGGACCTAGTGTGGATAGACTTTGGACTCAGTTTTATCTCTGCCCTTCCTGAAGATAAGGGTGTTGATCTGTATGTCCTGGAGAAAGCCTTTCTGAGCACCCATCCAAACACGGAGAGAGTTTTTGCAGTGCTCCTGAAAAGCTACTCGGCCGCATCTAAAAAATCCAGTCCCGTCATCAGCAAACTTGACGAAGTGCGTTCGAGAGGGAGAAAAAGATCAATGGTTGGGTAG